GAGTGTGTTTTTGGTACAAATGTAAGTGGAGTTCTTTCTTATTATGTGTTATTAAGTAAATAAGGAGAAATCTTGTTCCAAAAGCATTTGTATATAATCTAGATAACTCTAGGGGGAGTCAGGGTTAGGAGGAGGCAGTAGCGGATCCAGGATTATCATTAAGGAGTGTTAATTGTtgtagtaaaaatataattatgaaaattgtAGGGTTTGAACACACGATCTCTGGAATTTTCGCAACACATTGACCACTATATTAAACTTTTAACTTGTGTCAAtgcttgtatatatatttattaaacaaaatttgacctctatatacaatataattttctgaCCCCTTACCCAAGGGTGGGTCCGCCCTTGGGGTGGGGTTGGGATGTGCTTGAAGGTGAGTATTAGACAATTAGTTTGTATTGACATTTATAAAAGTTGTTTTCCCTACTTTCACTAGGAAAgtcattttcttcaatttgaagGAACTTGTTTCTCtagagaaaatgttttccaaatcttTGACCAACTTAattggagaaaattggaaacTACGTACCAGtgttttcaaaaacattttggGGCGAGTCCCAGGGTGAGTTTTGGGGCGGGGCGTACCAAAAACCCTCTGAGGCGTAAATTAAAAATGTAGATCTATAAGGCGTAAGTCCTAAAATTTGAGGCATAAGCCCTGAACATAAAAACGTAATTCATGGGCGTAAAAAGTACGCCCCGGCGTTTTTAAtatattccttttaatttttttgctttaaatcatatttttattattagtgtaatgatattttctctaataataatgataatccttctttcttcattattgaatattaatactttatctcacataaaaatcataatttatttgaaaagtttacttttgcttattttatttagtaataaaattataaatttgaatatacATGCGACTACGCCCGTAGATCCATGGAACTTACGCCCCGTGTCTCGAGGCTTACGCCTCGCCCCGTACTATATAAAACGCCTCGCCTCACACCCCCGCCTTTTGAAACACTGCTacataccaaacacacctttAATGGACGGTGTTCATTCTGTGAGAATGCAAGTAATGGATATTAAGCTATGTTACATGGATTTCCTTACTGGTACATACTCAGTCTGGGTATGTCAAGTATATTTTTCCTTCTGATTGAAGAATCTGCATGAAATACCCAAGCTAATGTCCTGCCTTCAATATAGATATCTCAAGGCAAATTGCATCTTAGGTATTAAAAGGAGATAGTTGACTGATTTCAACAAGAATGCACCTTAATTTGTTATGTTAGTTTGACTATGTGAATAGATGTActatccaaataatttgagagTCCTTACTTCATATTATTGTTTATCGCTACAGAATTTTAGTGATTAGTATTGTAAGTGTTCCTTTCGTTCGTATGTTGATCGCAAAACGTgtatataaatttcatccaCATTAGTTGGAGATCCTTACTTTGTATTATTGCTTATTTTCTACAatttgttggtgatttttgatATATGATGCCTCCTAAACGTTGAAAACATTGTCGAAGTTTACTTCCTGCCGTTCTTAGCTACCTTCCTGATAATATAACCGATGTCATTCTGATGCATTTGACGTGTAAAGATGCTGTGAAAGCAAATACCGTATCAAAAAACAATGGAGGTATCACTGGTGTAGACTTAAAGAGTTGAAGCTTTGAGTCTCtttggaaaacaaaaaaggaTTTACTGAACCCtacaataaaatttacaaagattATCTACCAGCTTTTGACAGTTCATGAAGGACCCATTACTAAGTTTACCCTCAATGTTGCTTATCTAGAAAGTTGTCCTGAGATCGACAACTTCAGATGTTTCCTCTCGAGAAATGACATTCAAGATCTTGTACTTCACCTTCCACTTGGGAAGATGTACAAATTGCGCACTTTTCACATGTTCACAGTTGAGGCATCTCAATCTTCATAATTGCTCTATACATCATCCATCAGCCTTTCAAGGGTTCAATAAGTTAATTAGCCTGGAACTATGTGGAGTCACAATTTCTTCTGAAGTGCTGGAAAATTTAATATCTCATTGCCCTTTGCTTGAGCAGTTGGTACAGAAAATTTAAGGTTCTTCTTAGTGCTTTGATTCTTTGCATAATTGTTAATCCTCAATAATATGATAGTTGACTTCTTCTTGTCTTTCTTAGGTTGACTGTGAGGATGAAGAGGATGATAGTATTCTACAATGCTTTAAACTTGAATAAATCACCTCAGGGAAGTTATGTTGCGATGCTTTGTAGGAACCACACCTGAGACGCAACTCATCAAGCTTTTGTTAGCCAAGTCCCGTGTGTTGCTGAGAATACTAATTGATACACGTTATCTACCTGATAAACCTCTTGACACAAGATCAAAAATATTTGCCAAGGTCTCAAATTTTTTGATAGCATCACCTAAAGCATAAGTAGTCTACATAGATTTTTAAGCAGATCAATTATTGGCTTACAAGTTGAAATTGAAATGAGAGAAACAAAGGTTGATGTATAACAGTATGTTTTGCTTGGGAACATGAGGGTTGTCAGATGAATGTTTTGATTAATTTGTTCTGTAATTACACTGTCACTACATGTTTTAAGGATTTTACATTTACTGCTTGTGCATGAATGCATTATTGAATACGTATTACACATGATGGCTTATTGAGGCTGGTGTGTACAGTTAGCTTTGTGTTTGGAAGCTCTTGCCTGTTTGCAGTATTGTTGCAACCATTTATTGTTTAACTAACCCGTGATTAGCAAAGAGCTGCAGAAACTATGATTATGAATTTGTTATAGAACCTATGAGTTGACAACTTCATATGTGGCATACAAGATCTTGTTCTTCACCTTCCATTTAGAAAGATATACAAAATTGCCTTTTTCACTTTTCATGTGTTTGCAGCTGAGGTGTCTAAACCTTCATAATTGCTCAATACATCATCCATGGGCTTTTCAAggttttgataaattaattagcCTTGAACTATGCAGAGTcacaatttcttctaaattgctggaaattttaatatttcattgcCCGTTGCATGAGCAGTTGATGCTGGATATCCCAAAATTCTGAACATTATTGAAATTGATCCCCCATGCTGCGATTGTTTGATTTCACTGGCAATATATGTTCTTTGCCTTAAGAATGTCCCTCTTCTGGTAAAAGTATTCTGGTAGGTTACAATATGAAGGCAGTggatattgattttgaaaagGTTTTCGAGTCTTGTTCTTCTCTCGAGCACCTCCTCTTTAAATTCCTTAATATCTGGGTAATTATTGCTTCATGACTTCATTGTTATGCACTTTAGCAGATGGAACTTCTTTTGGGCTAACTGATCTTGaatttacttaaatttttcCTAGTTATTTGCTGAAGAAGGATATGAAGCACCAACTAGGCTTCCTTTTGATCTTAACAGTGCCAATTGATTTACCTACCTGAAACTCTCCTGGTGGAGTCATGTGAGCTCTCTTTTTCTCTTCGCTTGATAAGAAGTTTCCCATTTTAGAATATCTTGAAATTAAGGTTCTTAATGCTGACTCTtctctttatttcttatttgttgataatttttcaTACTTCGTAGATCCTCAATAATTTGTGAATTGACTTCTTATTATCTTTCTTAGGTTCACTGTGGAGATGAAGAGTAATTGTTTctagaatgccttgaactcggATGTTTCTCAGATGTGACATTAAATCACCTCAGGGAAGTTAAGCTGGAACGCTTTGGAGGAACCACGATGCAACTTATCAAGCTTTTGTTAGCCATGTCCCAGTGTTGGTGAGAATGCTAATATATACATGTGTTCTACCTCTTGACACGaggtatcaaattttttttgtgcatCACCTAAAGCAGTAGTAGTTTACATTGATTAATCAGATCACAACTTTTGGGttagaagttaaaaaatttagaagagAGACTCAAACGTTGATATAATTGGTCTATAACTATGTGTTTaccaatttaaaaatttaaaactaattattctTAGAAAATAAGGAGTGTTTCTACTAATTTACCCCTAATTAATTGCCttgaagaaataaattattCCTTAATCCTATAAAACATCATGTATCAAAACAAGGGTTATTCTGGAAGAGTTCGATTAATTCTATCTCCTTTTTTTTCACACGGTGTTTGAAGCCCCAACTATCTCCGAATTGCACACTCTAGGGTCCATTTGGGGGTGTCCTAAGCCTTGACTAACTTTGGATCGCGCACTCTAGGGATCATTTGGGGGTGAAGCTCCAACCATATTAAGCAATAGTCCCACCACTGCACCACAACCATCCTTGTAGTTATTTCTTGAAATCTTATAACACAACTTCTTTTAGAACGGAGAAAGTACCAACTAACCTTATACATGAAGCTTACTATTCCTTCTGTCTATTATTACTTGTCCATGTTTGCCGTAACATATTCCTTAATTAAGAAACAACAAGTAAAAggataattttactatatctCCTCTATTAATTATTAGTCATCTATGCTACGGTATTAATAGTACGATTTCATTACAAGAGTAAAATAGACACAGAATTTCATATTTACTAACTTGACTAATATCTATTTGTACCATGTAtaattgaaaatactttttcatTCTACCTTGTTTTTCTCGCGCTCAATATCTGTATTTCACTTGAAATGAAAATCGAATCTGACCCGGTAATATACTATAAAGTTTCCCCACAATTTCTCTCTTTCCGAACTCCATGCCCTAGATTAGGGTAAAACTCATAGAGGCAATTTCGAAGAGAAAAAGGTAATTCTTCTTCCTTGGTAAGCTTTAAATCTTTTTCCATTAtaatttggttatttttctgcattttatcattttgtttCGTTTTTTTGATGAACTTACAATCTCTGAAAATAAGTGTTTTGGGCGAATTTAGGATTTTCAGAATATGAGTGCAGCAGAAGAAAATGTATTAAGCGGAAATTGATCCCTGACTCATCTAGGTTAATAACTCAACATTTTCAATCAAGTGCACCATTTAATTTTACGAAGAGACCACGGGTTTATGTGCCCTGTAATTAGCATATAAATTCACCCCTGGAATTTAAGTTGCTGGTTTCCTTTTGGGTGTGTTTGTATGTTCCTAAAGTTGATAAAAGTTATTTCCTTTTTGTAGTTTTTAGTTTCAAAGCATAAGAATTTATATAAGTTGGTCCAAAAAATCTTACAAAGATAGTGTTTTTCTGGATGGTTCAGATTCCAGTGGAGTTGAAAGATATTATAGGTGATTTCTTTGTATCTGCTTAAGGCTGACGGGTAGAGATATCAGATATATTTACTGGTGGGAGGTAGTAGGTACGTAGTGGCATGGGAAGGCTTTAACCTGCTTACTCGATTTTTTTTCCGTGTGTACTGCAACTTAGAACTCTTTGGAGTGTGATGTTCATGTAGCATGTCATATTCCTCCGgggatattttaaaatgaaatcgTGTTAGTTCATAGGTTTCTGTGAGTGATGAATAATTTTGGTTTGAAAAATGGTGATAGTTTAAGATATTTTTCACCTAAGTCTTTTAGCCTTCcccttgttttcttcttcagaAAATTGATGCTAATTCTTTTCCACTTACTGTGTATATATGTGTTTCTATGTCGTGTCGAACTTGAAGGCTGAAAAATGGGGGTCTTTAGTTTTCTCTGTGtgtatataatttctaaatGTTGTTTTTCGCTTACATTCTCTTCCTCAATTGTTAAGGAAATGATCAAATGGTTCAATATAACCTATTGGATAGAATATTTGAATACTAAAATATTTCCTATGTTGATTTGGCTTTGTGAATAGCCGCTCTGTCTTGATAGTTTAGAGATTCCTTACTTCATGTTATTTTCTAGTTACTTCATTTTGTTGGTGATTATTGTTGGAAGTGTTCCTTTCGTTCTTATGTTGATTTGACTAAATGAATAGTTGTTATGTCCAGATAACTTGAAGAGACCTTATTTCATACTATTGCTTATTTTCTACAGCTTCTCAGTGATCATTGTTATATGATGCCTCCTAAGGCAAGAAAGTTTGGTCGAAGTGTACTTCCCGATGCCCTTAGCTACCTTCCAGATAATATCATTGATGTCATATTGATGTGTTTGCCTTCTAAAGATGCTGTGAGAACAAGCATCTTATCAAAGAAATGGAGGTATCACTGGTGTCGTCTTACAAAGTTGGAGATTGATGATTCTCTTTGGATAACAAAGAAGGATTTACTGAACCCTACCATAAAATTTAGGAAGATGATGTACCAGTTTTTGAGCCTTCATGAAGGGCCAATTACTAAGGTTAGCCTTGATATTGTTCTTCTAGCAAGCTGTCCTGAGATTGACAACTTCATATATTTCCTCTCGAGGAATAACATTCAACATCTTGCACTTCACCTTCCACATAGAAATGAATACAAATTGCCTTCTTCACTTTTCACATGTTCGCAGCTGAGGCATCTAAGTCTTGCTTATTGCTCAATACAACATCCATTAGCCTCTCAAggatttgataaattaataagcCTGAATTTATGTGAAGTTAATATTTCTTCTGAGTTGCTGGAAAGTTTAATATTTCATTGCCCGTTGCTTGAGGAGTTGGGTCTGGATATTGGAGACAGGTTAGACGCAATTGAAATTAATGCCCCCATGTTGAAATCGTTTGATCTCACAGGCAATATAAGTTGTGTCTGCCTTAAGAATGTCCCTCGTCTGGTAAAATTATTGCTGTATGGTGACTATATTCAAGCAGAGGAACTTGATTTTGCAAAGCTTTTCGAGTGTTGTCCTGCTCTCGAGCACCTCCGCTTTTTCTTGCTTGATTCCGGGGTAAATATTGCTTGATGACTTCATTATTATGCACTTTAGTGGATGAAATTTCCATTTGGGCTAACTTAATCTTGATTTTTGGTAATTGTTTCCCAGTTCTTTGCTGAAGAAGGATATGAAGCGCCAACAAGACTTCCGTTTAATCTTAACAGCGTCAAACGCTTTTACCTGCCTGACATTAAGCTGGTCGAATCACACAAGCTTTCTTATGCTCTATGCTTAATAAGAAGTTCCCCGTATCTAGAATATCTCGAAATACAGGTACGTAGTACTTCGGCTCATTTAGTTTATTTCTTTCTCTCCTCAATAATCTATGAATTGACTTCTTGTTATCTTTCTTAGGTTCATGACTATAGATATGacgatgaagatgaagatgacgAGGATGAACCTATTCCAGAACCCCTTGAGCTCAAACATTTATCGGATGTGACATTTAATCACCTCAAGGAAGTTAAGCTACGCTGCTTAACAGGAACAACTTCTGAGTTGCTGCTTATCAAGTTTTTGTTAGCCGAGTCCCCTGTGTTGGAGAGAATGCTAATCGATCGACAGTTTCTTGATCAAGAACAGCTCGATAGAAGATTACAGATATTCGCAGAGATATCAAATTTTTCGCGGGCATCGCCTAAAGCAGAAATTGTCTACATAGATTTACGCGGATCTTTGGCTTAGAAGTTGAAAGACTGAAAAGAGAAACAAACTTAATGTAGTAGTATGACATACTCGTTTATTTCTTTACTTGATCAATTGCATGTATGGCACAGCTTGAAGGTAACTATGAGgattttattttaacatttcTTCGGTTTATTGAGATTAATGCGTATAATTACGTGTCATCTTTTAAGTGGTTAATGTAAGTTAAGtggaaaatatatatagtatgaATAATCACGGGTTTAATAGATTctcaattaaaagaaaatattgttcTAGTGTGTAAATGCAATTTACTAACAAGTTTAGTGGAGTGATAATTagaggtatttttttttttttagttgaataacCCTTGGAGGGGTAGGAGTTGAGCAACACTCCCAGACTTAatcattaataacaaaaacaaaatacaaggaGGGGGACATAAACCTTACCTCCTACTTAAGATGGTTTAGAATTGACTTCCCGAAGGAAGTTAACTCTTCCCCTTACAtcaaagatgaaattaaaatactaaGTATCTAGTGAGAGGACTCCTCTCAATACAAAGCATCTAGAAGACATAAactagggagactctccctttacaagaAAGCCTATAATCTATCCTAACCTATTCAAAGTAGCTATAATTCTAATTATAGCTAAGTTGAAAAGATACAAGGATAATCAAGGAGGTTCCTTAATCCTTTTGGTCTTTTTCCTTCTAAAACTAGGCATTTGCAAAAGATCAAGATAGTAGTATGATTTTGCTTCCTTAGGCATTTGCTGGCTGTTGAAGTAAACCTGTGGAGAGGTTATCCTGTGGCTGTGATTTGATAGTGCATCAGCCACCCAATTAACCTCCCTGAAAACATGTAAGCATTTGAAGTTTTGGGTTTGAGAGATGAGGTTTTGTAGCCTTCCCAACTGTGTGATAATGTTCCATTGAGGGAGAGACTTCTTTAAGATCCAATGCACAACCAATTGGGAGTCTATTTCCAATATTATGTTTCTATATCCAAGTTCAATTGCCCAAGTCAAACCAAAAATTGCTGCCTCAATTTCCGCCTTGTTGTTAGTACCCTCTTCAAGTGGTGTTGTGAAAGCCATTACCAACCTGCCATTTTTATCCCTCAAGATACCACCAGCCCCTAACCTGCCTGGGTTGGTAATGGCACTGCCATCCGTGTTTACTTTGAGCCATTGATCTTGAGGTCTAATCCAATTCACCATGTTTACCTTGATGTCGTGCACTCACCTCTCACTCATTTGGATTAAATCTGTCCATTTTGTCAGCCATCTAACTTGAGGAAAGGCAGTGTTAAGCATCTTGTAGGTGTCCTTGTATATGACATATTTGACCCTGCTTATGTTGGTTGTTTTGCCTCCGTATTTAGCTGCACACCTGTTCTTCCAAAGGTTCCAACAAATGAATATTTGGGTGGCTTGCATGAGCAATTTGTGGGCTGCATTTTTTGGCGTGGCAGTCCACCATTGCTGCAGCAGTACCTGCAGAGAAGAAAAGTCTGGCAACATGCCTGTAGTGGCTGCAAAACTGCTCCAGACTTTGGCTGCAAAGTTCCCGGAGTTGAAAATATGTTCTATGCAGTCCGTACCTGATTTGTCAAAACAGCAAACACAATTGGATGGCTGAATGTcgaaattaattagtttatcaTTAGTAGGGAGTTTACCCCTAAGGGTTCTCCATAATAAGAAGGAAGATTTAAAAGGAATGTTTTTATGCCATAATTGTGAATTAAAGTGCTTCTTAgcctttttttctcttatttcttcCAAAGCTGGTGAGCAAGTGAAGCCACCATGGTTGTTAAGATTCCACACAGCCTGATCTGGTAGGTGTTGATGGGGGGAAATCTCTGTAGTTAAGATTTTGGAGAGCTGGCTGGCTGGTGCCTGCTCCAATAATCTGCTCCAGCTCCACTTTCCTGCCTCCCAAAAATCTGCCACTTTGGAGTTATTGaatctgttgttgttgttggtgaaTTGTGCTAACGGTCCACTGCCTAAccaattatcccaccaaaaTGAGCAATTTCCAGCTTGTAACTTCCATTGGATGTGTTGCTCAATTTGTGGTCTGTTCATCAACATATATTTCCAAGTTAAGGAATCCCCAGAATTCCATTTTTTGCTAATTGGATTAGACCTTTGGCAATACTTTGTCTTCAAGAAATCACCCCACAAAATTTGTTTGGTTCTGAAATTCCACCATTGTTTGAATTGGAAAGCCTTGCAAATATCTTTTAAGTtcctgttgacacccaattttgacccacgtcggtataaattaattatcgagcttcgtgagtttttcaaattatttaagttaattagttttataaatcttgt
The DNA window shown above is from Solanum lycopersicum chromosome 11, SLM_r2.1 and carries:
- the LOC101268638 gene encoding F-box/FBD/LRR-repeat protein At1g13570-like, encoding MMPPKARKFGRSVLPDALSYLPDNIIDVILMCLPSKDAVRTSILSKKWRYHWCRLTKLEIDDSLWITKKDLLNPTIKFRKMMYQFLSLHEGPITKVSLDIVLLASCPEIDNFIYFLSRNNIQHLALHLPHRNEYKLPSSLFTCSQLRHLSLAYCSIQHPLASQGFDKLISLNLCEVNISSELLESLIFHCPLLEELGLDIGDRLDAIEINAPMLKSFDLTGNISCVCLKNVPRLVKLLLYGDYIQAEELDFAKLFECCPALEHLRFFLLDSGFFAEEGYEAPTRLPFNLNSVKRFYLPDIKLVESHKLSYALCLIRSSPYLEYLEIQVHDYRYDDEDEDDEDEPIPEPLELKHLSDVTFNHLKEVKLRCLTGTTSELLLIKFLLAESPVLERMLIDRQFLDQEQLDRRLQIFAEISNFSRASPKAEIVYIDLRGSLA
- the LOC112940334 gene encoding uncharacterized protein, producing MQGRESRSATAESTAPLPFLVSVVAAFSAQLCSFLCRSRWEGERKSVLGEGEDFSVSGSVFLRSSGFWELFLFWDMAWVRMGKKRGTGPGFWAGPQIEQHIQWKLQAGNCSFWWDNWLGSGPLAQFTNNNNRFNNSKVADFWEAGKWSWSRLLEQAPASQLSKILTTEISPHQHLPDQAVWNLNNHGGFTCSPALEEIREKKAKKHFNSQLWHKNIPFKSSFLLWRTLRGKLPTNDKLINFDIQPSNCVCCFDKSGTDCIEHIFNSGNFAAKVWSSFAATTGMLPDFSSLQVLLQQWWTATPKNAAHKLLMQATQIFICWNLWKNRCAAKYGGKTTNISRVKYVIYKDTYKMLNTAFPQVRWLTKWTDLIQMSER